From one Candidatus Rhodoluna planktonica genomic stretch:
- the prmC gene encoding peptide chain release factor N(5)-glutamine methyltransferase produces the protein MLLRELLNHAAARFVLAGIDSAQNDAELLAAWALGISRSELQTKLIFDEEIDEVAAGPLIVAFARRQQREPLQHITGRAYFRNLELTVGLGVFVPRPETELIAQLAIDALKADPSNQPVAVDLGTGSGAIALAMATEVPHAQVFAVEKSAAAYEFAKQNFAKYSKIENLIQGDMADAFQELIGKVSVVASNPPYIPNDAVPRDPEVQQYDPALALYGGDDGLDLIRIISARAKELLHPGGFLVIEHADSQSKQVCELLLADGWVQVSAHQDLTFRDRAVSARKL, from the coding sequence ATGCTGCTTCGCGAGTTGCTAAATCATGCGGCTGCTCGGTTTGTGCTTGCCGGAATTGATTCTGCTCAAAATGACGCAGAACTTCTTGCTGCCTGGGCGCTAGGTATCTCTCGCTCCGAGCTACAGACCAAATTGATATTTGACGAAGAGATCGATGAGGTAGCGGCCGGTCCGCTAATTGTGGCGTTTGCTCGCAGACAGCAGCGCGAACCACTTCAGCACATCACTGGGCGCGCTTACTTTAGAAATCTTGAATTGACGGTCGGTCTCGGTGTGTTTGTTCCGCGACCAGAAACCGAATTGATCGCTCAACTGGCGATTGATGCGCTCAAGGCAGATCCCTCAAACCAGCCCGTTGCGGTTGATTTAGGCACAGGTTCGGGTGCAATCGCTCTAGCCATGGCAACCGAAGTGCCGCACGCGCAAGTTTTTGCTGTTGAAAAATCTGCCGCAGCATATGAGTTCGCCAAACAAAATTTCGCCAAATATTCCAAGATTGAGAATCTCATCCAGGGTGATATGGCAGATGCATTTCAAGAACTAATCGGCAAAGTTTCGGTGGTGGCTTCGAACCCGCCCTACATTCCTAACGATGCTGTTCCGCGCGACCCCGAGGTTCAGCAATACGATCCGGCGCTGGCCCTGTACGGTGGCGATGATGGTTTAGATCTAATTCGCATCATTTCGGCTCGAGCAAAAGAGCTGCTGCATCCAGGTGGTTTTCTAGTTATCGAGCACGCCGACAGTCAAAGTAAACAGGTCTGTGAATTACTATTGGCTGATGGGTGGGTGCAAGTTTCTGCTCACCAAGATTTGACCTTCAGAGACCGGGCAGTTTCAGCCCGCAAGCTTTAG
- the atpE gene encoding ATP synthase F0 subunit C translates to MDVTNIAELSGNLAVVGYGLAAVGPGIGVGLVVSKTIESIARQPELASKLQVTMWLGIAFTEALALIGLATPFIFA, encoded by the coding sequence GTGGACGTTACAAACATCGCTGAACTAAGCGGAAACCTAGCTGTAGTTGGTTACGGTCTAGCAGCAGTAGGCCCAGGTATCGGTGTAGGTCTAGTTGTTTCAAAGACCATCGAGTCGATTGCTCGCCAGCCTGAACTAGCTTCAAAGCTTCAGGTCACCATGTGGTTAGGTATCGCATTTACCGAAGCGCTAGCGCTAATCGGTCTAGCAACCCCATTCATCTTCGCTTAG
- the atpA gene encoding F0F1 ATP synthase subunit alpha has translation MADLKISPNEIRDALKDFVKSYEPAKASRTEVGHVIDAGDGIAHVEGLPSAMANELLKFADGTLGLALNLDEREIGTVVLGNFEGIEEGMEVHRTGEVLSVPVGDKFLGRVVDPLGNPIDGLGDIKAEARRALELQAPGVMARKSVHEPLQTGIKAIDAMIPVGRGQRQLIIGDRQTGKTAIAIDTIINQKSNWESGDPKKQVRCIYVAIGQKGSTIAAVKGALEEAGAMEYTTIVASPASDPAGFKYLAPYTGSAIGQHWMYGGKHVLIIFDDLSKQAEAYRAVSLLLRRPPGREAYPGDVFYLHSRLLERCAKLNDELGGGSMTGLPIIETKANDVSAYIPTNVISITDGQIFLQSDLFNSNQRPAIDVGISVSRVGGAAQVKGIKKVSGTLKLELAQYRALEAFAMFASDLDAASRQQLARGARLMELLKQPQYSPFPVEEQTVSVWAGTTGKLDEVPVEDVLRFESELLDYLRRNTSVLTTIRETNNLADDTVAELEKAVAKFKKGFATSAGESLSSAAQADALDAEEVDQEQIVKQKRKK, from the coding sequence ATGGCAGATCTGAAAATCAGCCCGAACGAGATTCGCGACGCTCTCAAAGACTTCGTCAAGTCTTACGAGCCAGCCAAGGCCTCACGCACCGAAGTAGGACACGTGATTGATGCCGGTGACGGTATTGCCCACGTTGAGGGTTTGCCAAGCGCGATGGCTAACGAGCTGCTCAAATTTGCTGATGGCACTTTGGGTCTTGCTCTAAACCTAGATGAGCGCGAAATCGGTACTGTAGTTCTCGGAAACTTCGAGGGTATCGAAGAGGGTATGGAAGTTCACCGCACCGGTGAGGTTCTTTCGGTACCCGTTGGCGACAAGTTCTTGGGCCGAGTTGTCGACCCGCTTGGTAACCCAATCGACGGACTCGGTGACATCAAGGCTGAGGCACGACGCGCTCTTGAGCTTCAGGCTCCGGGCGTTATGGCTCGTAAGTCAGTTCACGAGCCATTGCAGACCGGTATTAAGGCAATCGACGCCATGATTCCAGTTGGCCGCGGTCAGCGTCAGCTAATCATTGGTGACCGCCAGACCGGTAAAACCGCTATTGCCATCGACACCATCATCAACCAGAAGTCGAACTGGGAATCTGGTGACCCAAAGAAGCAGGTTCGCTGCATCTATGTAGCCATCGGTCAAAAGGGTTCGACTATCGCAGCAGTGAAGGGCGCCCTTGAAGAAGCCGGCGCTATGGAATACACCACGATTGTGGCCTCACCTGCTTCTGACCCTGCAGGTTTCAAGTACCTAGCCCCTTACACCGGTTCTGCAATTGGTCAGCACTGGATGTACGGCGGCAAGCACGTCCTAATCATTTTTGATGACCTGTCAAAGCAGGCCGAGGCCTACCGTGCAGTTTCACTTTTGCTTCGTCGCCCACCAGGCCGTGAAGCATACCCAGGTGACGTTTTCTACTTGCACAGCCGTTTGCTAGAGCGTTGTGCCAAGCTAAACGACGAATTGGGTGGCGGTTCAATGACTGGTCTTCCAATCATCGAGACCAAGGCTAACGACGTCTCTGCTTACATTCCGACCAACGTGATCTCGATCACCGATGGCCAGATCTTCCTTCAGTCAGACTTGTTCAACTCAAACCAGCGCCCAGCTATCGATGTTGGTATCTCGGTTTCTCGTGTTGGTGGTGCCGCTCAGGTTAAGGGCATCAAGAAGGTTTCCGGAACCCTGAAGCTTGAACTAGCTCAGTACCGCGCTCTTGAGGCTTTTGCGATGTTCGCATCAGACCTTGATGCTGCTTCACGTCAGCAGTTGGCTCGTGGTGCACGTCTAATGGAGCTGCTAAAGCAGCCTCAGTACTCTCCATTCCCAGTTGAAGAGCAGACCGTATCGGTTTGGGCAGGAACCACCGGCAAACTAGACGAGGTTCCAGTTGAAGATGTCCTTCGCTTCGAATCAGAGTTGCTTGACTACCTACGCCGCAACACCAGCGTGCTAACCACCATCCGCGAGACCAACAACCTTGCTGACGACACCGTAGCTGAACTTGAAAAAGCAGTTGCCAAGTTCAAGAAGGGTTTTGCAACCTCAGCTGGAGAGTCACTTTCATCAGCTGCTCAAGCCGACGCGCTCGATGCAGAAGAAGTTGACCAAGAACAGATTGTCAAGCAGAAGCGCAAGAAGTAA
- the rho gene encoding transcription termination factor Rho, translated as MDEIQQPTKPVRKSRRVTSDSAAPAADSATSTTSATETPAAKKTTRARAKTAEGSTAAQASSTETNSTGSKSNEPKAAESAGQGSERNFEGEERSERNRNGEGEERQERSDRNRNRNRNRNRNQNNSSDNNSNDSGDSESADSARDTQTRDNDRGNERGERDFNDERGNRNRNRNRNRDRYGRNRDRRANDRDEVEPEISPDDVLVPVAGILDVLDNYAFVRTSGYLPGPNDVYVSLGQVKKYNLRKGDAVVGAIRQPREGEGAGRQKFNAIVRIDSINGLTVEQAGARVEFGKLTPLYPQSRLRLETEPNKLSTRIIDLVSPIGKGQRGLIVSPPKAGKTLVLQAIANSITTNNPEVHLMVVLVDERPEEVTDMQRTVKGEVIASTFDRPAEDHTTVAELAIERAKRLVELGHDVVVLLDSITRLGRAYNLSAPASGRILSGGVDSSALYPPKRFFGAARNIEDGGSLTILATALVETGSKMDEVIFEEFKGTGNMELRLSRALADKRIFPAVDVNASGTRREEMLMSPDETKIVWKLRRALAGLEQQQALELVLSRLKETSSNVEFLMQVQKSMPVPSGNDAE; from the coding sequence ATGGATGAAATCCAGCAACCTACCAAGCCTGTTCGTAAATCACGTCGCGTGACCTCAGATTCAGCGGCCCCAGCAGCAGACTCGGCAACATCAACAACTTCGGCAACCGAAACTCCTGCCGCCAAAAAGACCACCCGCGCCCGTGCCAAAACCGCCGAAGGGTCAACGGCAGCGCAAGCTTCTTCGACCGAAACTAACTCGACTGGGTCAAAGTCGAATGAACCAAAGGCCGCCGAATCGGCCGGCCAGGGCAGTGAGCGTAACTTCGAGGGCGAAGAGCGATCAGAGCGCAACCGTAACGGTGAAGGCGAAGAACGCCAAGAGCGCTCAGACCGCAACCGTAACCGCAACCGCAACCGTAACCGCAACCAAAACAATTCTTCAGACAACAATTCGAATGACTCTGGTGACAGCGAGTCAGCCGATTCGGCCCGCGACACTCAGACTCGTGACAACGACCGTGGTAACGAGCGCGGTGAGCGCGACTTCAACGATGAGCGCGGCAACCGCAACCGCAACCGGAACCGCAACCGTGACCGCTACGGCCGCAACCGTGACCGTCGTGCCAACGATCGTGACGAGGTTGAACCAGAAATCTCGCCGGATGATGTTCTGGTTCCAGTCGCCGGAATTCTAGATGTTCTAGACAACTACGCTTTCGTTCGCACCAGCGGTTACCTGCCAGGGCCAAACGATGTCTATGTTTCTCTCGGCCAGGTAAAGAAGTACAACCTGCGCAAGGGTGACGCAGTAGTTGGAGCAATCCGCCAACCTCGTGAAGGCGAGGGTGCTGGTCGCCAGAAGTTCAACGCTATCGTTCGAATCGACTCGATCAACGGTCTTACCGTCGAGCAGGCCGGTGCCCGTGTTGAATTTGGCAAACTAACTCCGCTTTACCCGCAAAGCCGTTTGCGCCTTGAAACTGAGCCAAACAAGCTCAGCACCCGCATCATCGATCTAGTATCACCAATCGGTAAGGGTCAGCGCGGTCTAATCGTTTCGCCACCTAAGGCTGGTAAAACTTTGGTGCTGCAGGCTATTGCCAACTCAATCACCACCAACAATCCTGAGGTTCACCTGATGGTTGTTTTGGTTGATGAGCGCCCAGAAGAAGTCACCGACATGCAGCGCACCGTAAAGGGTGAAGTTATTGCTTCAACCTTCGACCGTCCGGCCGAAGATCACACCACAGTTGCTGAGCTGGCAATCGAGCGCGCAAAGCGCTTGGTTGAGCTTGGTCACGATGTGGTTGTGCTGCTCGACTCGATCACCCGTCTGGGCCGAGCCTACAACCTAAGCGCTCCAGCATCTGGCCGTATTCTTTCCGGTGGTGTTGATTCTTCAGCGCTGTACCCACCGAAGCGCTTCTTTGGTGCTGCTCGAAACATCGAAGATGGTGGCTCGCTAACCATCCTGGCTACTGCCTTGGTTGAGACCGGTTCAAAGATGGACGAGGTCATCTTCGAAGAATTTAAGGGCACCGGAAACATGGAACTTCGCCTGTCTCGTGCGCTAGCCGACAAGCGTATTTTCCCAGCTGTCGATGTGAATGCCTCGGGTACCCGTCGAGAAGAAATGCTGATGAGTCCAGACGAGACCAAGATTGTTTGGAAGCTGCGCCGTGCACTAGCCGGACTGGAGCAGCAGCAGGCTCTTGAACTTGTTCTAAGTCGCTTGAAAGAGACCTCGAGCAACGTCGAATTTTTGATGCAGGTTCAGAAGTCAATGCCGGTTCCTAGCGGCAACGACGCTGAGTAA
- a CDS encoding L-threonylcarbamoyladenylate synthase, whose translation MERIYDCSVDTDLLTGMRLAKASLGRHELAVIPTDTVYGIAADAFSAKGVESLLAAKGRGPQSPPPVLIPSAKTMDALADSIPKIARQLAETFWPGALTMILKAQPSLKWDLGETKGTVALRVPDHKITLALLEETGPLAVSSANLTGQPAATTAVEAEGYFGSKVKVYLDGGPSPKGEASTILDLTGITESLSLGGAVTTTGKIRVVRQGALRIEQIRSIAKDLLEED comes from the coding sequence TTGGAGCGGATTTACGACTGCTCGGTAGACACCGACCTGCTGACCGGAATGCGGTTGGCTAAGGCTTCGCTGGGTAGACATGAGTTGGCTGTCATCCCGACCGACACAGTTTACGGAATCGCTGCCGATGCATTTTCGGCCAAGGGGGTTGAATCTCTTTTGGCCGCCAAGGGTAGAGGTCCTCAGTCCCCGCCACCGGTGCTTATTCCATCTGCAAAAACTATGGATGCCCTGGCCGACTCAATTCCTAAGATCGCCAGGCAGCTCGCTGAGACATTTTGGCCGGGAGCGCTCACCATGATCCTGAAAGCGCAGCCTTCGCTGAAGTGGGATTTGGGGGAGACCAAGGGCACGGTGGCGTTGCGTGTGCCCGATCACAAAATTACGCTTGCGCTGCTTGAAGAAACCGGGCCACTGGCTGTCTCTAGCGCAAACCTTACCGGTCAGCCAGCAGCTACAACTGCCGTCGAAGCCGAAGGCTACTTCGGCAGCAAAGTCAAGGTCTACCTCGATGGTGGGCCAAGCCCGAAAGGTGAGGCCTCGACCATCCTAGATTTGACCGGCATTACCGAAAGTCTCTCGCTTGGCGGTGCGGTAACTACCACTGGCAAGATAAGAGTTGTTCGCCAGGGTGCGTTGCGCATCGAACAAATTCGCTCTATCGCTAAAGACTTACTCGAAGAGGACTAG
- a CDS encoding F0F1 ATP synthase subunit gamma, whose protein sequence is MGAQLRVYRQKIKSAQTTKKITRAMELISASRIYKAQQRVAAATPYSRAVTRAVSAVATYSNVDHPLTTEPARIDRAAVVIFTSDRGLAGAFSSNVLKEAEQLTSLLREQGKDVVYYLVGRKAVSYFNFRRMQSVRQWIGGTDLPVVETAREIAEAVLEAFNTEFSAGGVDEIHLVYNKFVSMIAQEPQVVRLLPLEVVEGVEMPSSDEVFPLYEFEPDANKVLDALLPVYIESRIFNAMLQSAASEHAARQKAMKSATDNADKLIKNYTRLSNQARQSEITQQISEIVGGADALSSTNDED, encoded by the coding sequence ATGGGAGCGCAACTTCGGGTCTATAGGCAGAAAATTAAGTCTGCCCAGACGACCAAGAAGATCACTCGCGCCATGGAGTTGATCTCGGCATCACGCATTTATAAAGCGCAACAGCGTGTGGCCGCGGCAACTCCGTATTCGCGTGCGGTTACTCGCGCGGTCTCGGCGGTAGCGACCTACTCAAATGTTGATCACCCGCTGACTACCGAGCCAGCCCGAATTGATCGTGCTGCGGTAGTGATTTTTACTTCTGACCGCGGTCTAGCCGGAGCCTTTTCCTCTAACGTCCTAAAAGAGGCTGAGCAACTCACTTCGCTTTTGCGTGAGCAAGGTAAAGACGTTGTTTACTACTTGGTCGGTCGTAAAGCGGTTAGCTACTTTAACTTCCGTCGCATGCAGTCGGTTCGCCAGTGGATTGGTGGCACCGATCTTCCGGTTGTCGAAACAGCACGTGAAATCGCTGAGGCAGTTCTTGAGGCTTTCAACACCGAGTTTTCTGCCGGTGGCGTCGACGAAATCCACTTGGTTTACAACAAGTTTGTTTCGATGATCGCTCAGGAACCTCAGGTTGTGCGCTTGCTACCGCTTGAAGTTGTTGAAGGCGTCGAGATGCCTTCGAGTGACGAAGTCTTCCCGCTTTACGAATTTGAGCCAGATGCGAACAAGGTGCTAGATGCCCTGCTTCCGGTCTACATCGAGAGCCGAATTTTCAACGCTATGTTGCAGTCGGCAGCGTCAGAACACGCAGCTCGCCAAAAGGCCATGAAGTCAGCAACCGACAACGCCGACAAGTTGATCAAGAACTACACCCGATTGAGCAACCAAGCTCGTCAGTCAGAAATTACCCAGCAGATTTCCGAAATCGTTGGTGGTGCTGACGCACTGTCATCAACCAACGACGAAGACTAA
- the prfA gene encoding peptide chain release factor 1 — MLDSVQPLLAEHAALQEQLSDASVHANPALAKKLNRRYAELSAIVAVYNQVNGLNDDIAAARELAKEDELFAEELPALEEKLVAANEKLRRLLIPRDPDDGRDVIMEIKAGEGGAESALFAADLLRMYIQYANSKGWKTEIIEKNESDLGGIKDIQIAIKGNSSDPAQGVWAHLKYEGGVHRVQRVPVTETQGRIHTSAAGVLVFPEVDEPEEVEIAQNDLRIDVYRSSGPGGQSVNTTDSAVRITHLPTGIVVSMQNEKSQLQNKEAAMRVLRARILAAQQEALEAEQSAARKSQVRTVDRSERIRTYNFPENRIADHRTGYKAYNLDQVMDGALEPVVQSAIQTDEEARLAALGTK, encoded by the coding sequence ATGCTTGATTCCGTTCAACCGCTGTTGGCCGAACACGCTGCGCTGCAAGAGCAACTCTCTGATGCCAGCGTGCACGCCAACCCGGCACTTGCCAAAAAGCTCAACCGTCGCTACGCCGAATTGAGTGCGATTGTTGCCGTTTACAACCAGGTCAATGGTTTGAACGACGACATCGCAGCGGCACGTGAACTGGCAAAAGAAGATGAGCTTTTCGCAGAAGAGTTGCCGGCTTTAGAGGAAAAACTAGTTGCCGCCAACGAAAAATTGCGCCGACTGCTGATTCCACGCGACCCGGATGACGGACGAGACGTCATTATGGAAATCAAAGCGGGCGAGGGTGGAGCAGAATCAGCTCTTTTTGCTGCCGACCTGCTGCGCATGTACATCCAATATGCGAATTCAAAGGGCTGGAAAACCGAAATCATCGAGAAGAACGAATCTGATCTCGGTGGCATCAAAGACATTCAAATTGCTATCAAGGGCAATTCTTCAGACCCGGCGCAGGGCGTATGGGCACACCTCAAATATGAGGGCGGTGTCCATCGAGTTCAGCGTGTTCCGGTTACCGAAACTCAAGGTCGTATTCACACCTCGGCCGCCGGAGTTCTAGTGTTTCCTGAAGTAGATGAGCCAGAAGAAGTTGAAATTGCTCAAAACGATTTGCGCATTGACGTCTATCGCTCTTCTGGTCCGGGTGGCCAATCGGTGAACACCACCGACTCAGCTGTTCGCATCACCCACTTGCCAACTGGAATCGTAGTTTCGATGCAGAACGAGAAGTCTCAGCTGCAAAACAAAGAGGCCGCGATGCGAGTTTTGCGAGCACGAATTTTGGCAGCCCAGCAAGAGGCCCTCGAAGCTGAGCAATCTGCGGCGCGTAAATCTCAGGTTCGCACCGTCGACCGCTCTGAACGAATCCGTACCTATAACTTCCCAGAAAACCGAATTGCCGATCATCGCACCGGCTACAAGGCTTATAACCTCGACCAGGTCATGGATGGAGCACTTGAACCGGTGGTTCAGTCTGCGATTCAAACCGACGAAGAGGCACGTCTAGCCGCACTCGGCACAAAATAA
- a CDS encoding glycosyltransferase family 4 protein, with translation MRAYLLMMLIAAAVTFVGTWATLKISHRFKLYPQIRARDVHTRPTPRLGGVAMYFGFLVTLPIAGSLGWFKSVFADPMQVLAILGAATLITLIGFLDDLYDLDWTLKLAGQFLVAGILAWQGVQIVSLPINGLTIGSFGTSFVVTLFLTVLVMNAVNFIDGLDGLVAGVVLIGTSVFFAYSYLLSQQTSPTNYFNLASLLSAIVLGMCLGFLPFNWRPAKIFMGDSGAMLLGLLMATSALTVTGQIDPKLISNDELWPAFIPLILPLAILILPMLDFSLAVLRRLRAGKSPFAADRQHLHHRLQDFGHGHLGAVLVFYVWTAVISISCLLFFFLDAALVFIVLAIGVLLALLYTLWPLIKRKRAANAGI, from the coding sequence GTGCGCGCCTATTTGCTGATGATGTTGATTGCTGCGGCAGTCACATTCGTTGGCACCTGGGCCACCCTCAAAATTAGTCATCGCTTCAAGCTTTACCCGCAAATCAGAGCCCGTGATGTTCACACCCGGCCGACCCCTAGGCTCGGCGGCGTAGCCATGTATTTTGGCTTTCTGGTTACCTTGCCAATTGCTGGTTCACTTGGCTGGTTCAAAAGCGTTTTTGCCGACCCGATGCAGGTTCTGGCAATTTTGGGCGCGGCAACTCTGATCACACTGATCGGTTTCCTAGACGATCTCTATGATCTCGACTGGACCCTGAAACTTGCTGGCCAATTTCTGGTTGCCGGAATTCTCGCCTGGCAGGGTGTTCAGATTGTCTCGCTGCCGATTAATGGTCTGACCATTGGCAGTTTTGGAACATCCTTTGTGGTGACCCTGTTTTTAACGGTCCTGGTTATGAACGCGGTCAACTTCATCGATGGCCTAGATGGTTTGGTTGCTGGGGTAGTGCTCATCGGCACTTCGGTCTTTTTCGCATACTCATACCTACTCAGTCAGCAGACTTCGCCCACCAACTACTTCAACTTGGCTTCGCTGCTATCGGCAATTGTTTTGGGAATGTGCCTCGGTTTTCTGCCTTTCAACTGGCGACCGGCCAAAATTTTTATGGGCGATTCAGGCGCCATGCTGCTCGGCCTACTGATGGCAACTTCGGCACTTACCGTAACCGGCCAAATCGATCCAAAGCTAATCAGCAATGATGAATTATGGCCCGCATTTATCCCGCTGATCTTGCCGTTGGCAATCCTTATTCTGCCGATGCTCGATTTCTCTCTTGCAGTGCTGCGACGATTGCGGGCCGGCAAATCACCCTTCGCTGCAGATCGACAACACCTACATCACCGCCTTCAAGACTTTGGGCACGGCCACCTTGGTGCGGTGCTGGTTTTTTACGTCTGGACAGCCGTCATCTCAATAAGTTGCCTGCTGTTTTTCTTCCTCGACGCAGCTTTGGTTTTCATCGTTTTGGCTATCGGTGTGCTGCTTGCTCTGCTCTATACGCTTTGGCCACTAATCAAGAGAAAGAGGGCTGCAAATGCCGGCATCTGA
- the atpB gene encoding F0F1 ATP synthase subunit A: MAASTEESGGGFHAPSIMEFYPEIVAFEGTPFALNRIMLIRLLVLTVLIIVFTLWANSFKRSLREGSHVPSRFQLMGEISLNFVRKSIAHEQLGEKDGDRFLPLLTTIFFITLGMNITGIIPGLNIAGTSVIGLPIVMALAAYVTFIYAGVKKHGGHFFTSALFPAGVPKPFYIMVTPIEFLSTFILRPITLALRLTMNMIAGHLLLVLCFSATQFFLFNADGFFKFFGAGTFLFGFAFTLFEILVAFLQAYVFTLLTTVYIQLALSDEH, from the coding sequence GTGGCAGCCAGCACCGAAGAGTCTGGTGGCGGTTTCCACGCTCCATCAATCATGGAGTTCTATCCCGAAATCGTTGCCTTTGAAGGTACTCCGTTCGCACTAAACCGAATCATGCTGATTCGTTTGCTGGTTCTTACCGTTCTCATCATCGTCTTCACACTTTGGGCAAATTCATTCAAGCGTTCGCTTCGTGAAGGTAGCCACGTTCCATCACGTTTCCAGTTGATGGGCGAAATTTCACTCAACTTCGTTCGCAAGAGCATTGCTCACGAGCAACTTGGCGAAAAAGATGGCGACCGCTTCTTGCCGCTGCTGACCACAATCTTCTTCATCACCCTAGGCATGAACATCACCGGTATCATCCCGGGCTTGAACATCGCCGGTACCTCAGTTATCGGTCTACCAATTGTGATGGCCCTGGCAGCCTACGTAACCTTTATCTACGCGGGTGTCAAAAAGCACGGCGGTCACTTCTTCACCTCAGCGCTATTCCCAGCCGGAGTTCCCAAGCCGTTCTACATCATGGTTACTCCGATCGAGTTTCTCTCGACCTTCATCCTTCGCCCGATCACTCTGGCTCTGCGTTTGACCATGAACATGATCGCCGGGCACCTTTTGCTTGTGCTCTGCTTCTCGGCAACCCAGTTCTTCCTGTTCAATGCCGATGGCTTCTTCAAATTCTTCGGCGCCGGAACATTCTTGTTCGGCTTCGCCTTTACCCTGTTCGAAATCCTTGTTGCTTTCTTGCAGGCATACGTTTTCACACTTCTGACAACTGTTTACATCCAGTTGGCATTGTCAGACGAGCACTAA
- a CDS encoding F0F1 ATP synthase subunit B: MISRIFAAAAEGEGAPNPLLPADYDILWSSVVFVILLAFFWFKVLPNFKKTLDARTEAIEGRLAAAEEAQAEAAAKTANIEAEQAQARAEAASIREEARAEGAAILAELKEQAASEAARLTATAKAQIEAERQAALISLRAEVGSLAIDLASSVVGASLKNDKIAAGVVDQFLADLEAGDSVSQTKAGKKK; the protein is encoded by the coding sequence ATGATTTCAAGGATTTTCGCGGCTGCGGCTGAGGGTGAGGGCGCTCCAAACCCACTTTTGCCAGCTGACTACGACATCCTGTGGTCTTCGGTTGTCTTCGTAATTCTGTTGGCGTTTTTCTGGTTCAAGGTTCTGCCGAACTTCAAGAAAACTCTTGATGCTCGCACCGAAGCCATTGAAGGACGTCTTGCTGCTGCTGAAGAGGCGCAGGCAGAAGCCGCGGCCAAAACCGCAAACATCGAGGCCGAGCAGGCTCAGGCGCGAGCCGAAGCCGCTTCAATTCGCGAGGAAGCCCGAGCTGAAGGTGCAGCTATTTTGGCTGAGCTGAAAGAACAGGCAGCAAGCGAGGCAGCACGATTGACCGCAACCGCAAAGGCTCAAATTGAGGCTGAGCGTCAGGCAGCACTAATCTCTCTGCGAGCAGAGGTAGGTTCACTAGCAATCGACCTCGCTTCAAGCGTGGTTGGGGCAAGCCTCAAGAACGACAAGATTGCCGCCGGCGTGGTCGACCAATTTTTGGCCGACCTAGAGGCTGGCGACAGCGTTTCTCAAACCAAAGCAGGCAAGAAGAAGTAA
- a CDS encoding F0F1 ATP synthase subunit delta, whose amino-acid sequence MASSTRQSLAAAKEALQPLLAKADLKFATELFTIGNAVASSTQLRNILSDPSAEAVAKSGALQAVFGKGVSKAALEFAEHLVVLRWSTGSDLVSAFEQLAVHTVAAIAASAKKLDQLESELFSFRQAVDSDQDLQMALSSKTASLEAKLALVNALLGKKASAETALLVQNAVSGARRRRVSVVLEQFGKQISAFADRLVALVTSAAELDKKQIDRLEKALAKAYGQSVTLNVEVDESLLGGLKVQVAGQIIDGSLSNRLQQAKLQLA is encoded by the coding sequence ATGGCCAGTTCAACCAGGCAGTCGCTAGCCGCGGCAAAAGAGGCGCTACAGCCTCTCCTTGCTAAGGCTGATCTCAAATTCGCAACCGAGTTGTTTACTATCGGTAACGCAGTAGCGTCATCGACCCAGTTGCGAAACATCCTCTCGGACCCTTCCGCCGAGGCTGTGGCCAAGTCGGGAGCACTGCAAGCCGTTTTCGGCAAAGGTGTTTCTAAGGCTGCGCTTGAGTTTGCCGAACACCTGGTTGTTCTGCGCTGGTCTACCGGCTCAGACCTTGTGTCTGCCTTCGAGCAGTTAGCGGTTCACACAGTTGCTGCCATCGCTGCATCAGCTAAAAAGTTAGACCAGCTTGAGAGTGAGTTGTTTTCATTCCGTCAAGCAGTCGATTCCGATCAAGATTTGCAGATGGCGCTCAGCTCGAAAACTGCCTCGCTTGAAGCAAAACTCGCTCTGGTAAACGCTCTCTTAGGCAAGAAAGCCAGTGCTGAAACCGCGCTGCTGGTGCAGAATGCAGTTTCGGGTGCTCGACGCCGTCGCGTTTCGGTGGTCCTCGAGCAATTCGGCAAGCAGATTTCTGCTTTCGCCGATCGCTTGGTGGCATTGGTCACTTCTGCAGCCGAACTTGATAAGAAACAAATTGACCGTCTTGAAAAAGCACTGGCCAAGGCCTATGGCCAAAGTGTCACCTTGAACGTCGAAGTAGACGAAAGCCTCCTCGGGGGACTAAAAGTTCAGGTTGCCGGCCAAATCATCGACGGAAGCCTAAGCAACCGTCTACAACAAGCAAAACTTCAACTGGCGTAA